From a single Paenibacillus phoenicis genomic region:
- a CDS encoding ABC transporter substrate-binding protein, whose product MKRGKWLAVLPVAAMMISLLGAYSVINAANDEESIASGLTNGSLGSPIELTFWALEDAHYEALAQEYMAEHSNIHIRFSKATDSIEQDDRLEAALSAGTETPDILMLNQESMQRLMDQPDRFYNLYDFGAKSIEQNYLYWAWKQATTADGSFQMGLPAEVRPTVVYYRADLMEQAGLPTDPEEFSAAINKWDKFAAVAKQFTKETGIPFADSAELVYNGLRDQSTDVIYFNKVDGSYIADTNPQVKKAYDFTVTGIQEGWIGSWALGSPEWEQAIREGNAGVILGPTWMEDKIRSAKATAGKWRIAQIPEGSGSWGGSFLTLPMEGKHPKEAYEFITWLTNKEQQLKSFQANGQMPSIPSVYNEPAFLAEEDEFFGGQVISEAYARSAQRVKPFYRGPRFEQVDLKLKNALQNVLENKANPQKEWEKAIAAARNDG is encoded by the coding sequence ATGAAGAGAGGAAAATGGTTGGCTGTTCTGCCGGTTGCCGCCATGATGATTTCTTTGCTAGGCGCATACAGCGTGATCAATGCGGCGAATGATGAGGAGAGCATCGCTTCGGGCCTGACCAATGGCAGTCTAGGTTCCCCGATTGAGCTGACGTTCTGGGCGCTGGAAGATGCCCATTACGAAGCGCTGGCCCAGGAATATATGGCGGAGCATTCTAATATTCACATCCGATTCAGCAAGGCAACAGATTCAATCGAACAAGATGACCGCTTAGAGGCAGCCTTGTCCGCTGGGACAGAAACCCCGGATATTTTGATGTTAAATCAGGAGTCCATGCAGCGGTTGATGGATCAACCAGATCGGTTTTATAACCTATATGATTTTGGCGCGAAGAGCATCGAACAGAACTACCTCTATTGGGCGTGGAAGCAAGCGACTACGGCTGACGGTTCCTTTCAAATGGGCTTGCCGGCCGAGGTCCGTCCGACGGTGGTTTACTATCGCGCGGATTTAATGGAACAAGCCGGACTTCCAACCGATCCCGAGGAATTTAGCGCCGCGATCAACAAATGGGATAAATTTGCCGCGGTGGCAAAGCAGTTTACGAAGGAAACCGGAATCCCGTTTGCCGATTCGGCAGAATTAGTGTATAACGGCCTGCGCGACCAATCGACGGACGTGATTTACTTTAATAAGGTTGACGGCTCCTATATCGCGGACACGAATCCGCAGGTGAAGAAGGCGTACGATTTTACGGTAACAGGCATTCAAGAAGGATGGATTGGCAGCTGGGCACTTGGTTCTCCCGAATGGGAACAAGCGATTCGCGAGGGGAATGCAGGCGTCATTCTCGGCCCAACCTGGATGGAGGACAAGATCCGCAGCGCCAAGGCGACAGCCGGCAAGTGGCGGATTGCGCAAATTCCTGAAGGCTCCGGCAGCTGGGGAGGCTCGTTCCTGACGTTGCCGATGGAAGGGAAGCATCCGAAGGAAGCTTACGAGTTTATTACCTGGTTAACCAACAAGGAGCAACAGTTGAAGTCGTTTCAAGCCAACGGGCAGATGCCATCAATTCCGTCTGTCTATAACGAGCCGGCTTTCCTGGCCGAAGAAGATGAGTTTTTTGGAGGACAGGTGATCTCGGAGGCTTACGCCCGATCGGCGCAACGCGTCAAACCGTTCTACCGTGGTCCGCGGTTTGAGCAAGTTGATTTGAAGCTCAAGAATGCGCTCCAGAACGTGCTTGAGAACAAAGCGAATCCGCAAAAGGAATGGGAGAAAGCCATCGCAGCTGCTAGAAACGATGGTTGA